A section of the Polynucleobacter sp. AP-Sving-400A-A2 genome encodes:
- a CDS encoding energy transducer TonB, translating into MKVPSKLTQLVGRLNGIWRRHPFRYALGLSILFHLIFLSFRWGLGEIENRRLNTPLSVVLVNASNQVAPKQANKLAQADLHGGGNTPNQDASALHRARLGADARLEVLEKQQKQMLAKLEADRVLSGGRKSGDEKTATSQLNSLEAELAKRLQANGREPRRKVLTGASTKAVVFAQYYDAMRQKIEAYGSAFFPRANGRPLYGSLVIVVSVDAQGRIANNAQGKDGLSIGRSSGNPELDRQALAIIRASAPFGAFPAEMRQQIDILDWVSTFDFTRDGSDRLDLRP; encoded by the coding sequence ATGAAAGTTCCATCTAAGCTGACGCAGCTAGTAGGTCGCTTAAATGGTATCTGGCGACGCCACCCATTTCGCTATGCCCTTGGCCTCTCAATTTTGTTTCATCTGATCTTTTTATCCTTCCGCTGGGGCCTAGGAGAAATAGAAAATCGTCGTCTGAATACACCACTCAGCGTTGTCTTGGTGAATGCTAGTAATCAAGTAGCACCCAAGCAGGCCAATAAATTAGCCCAAGCAGATTTGCATGGAGGCGGCAATACCCCCAATCAAGATGCTAGTGCGCTCCATCGGGCAAGACTCGGTGCCGATGCCCGCCTCGAGGTTTTGGAAAAACAGCAAAAGCAAATGCTGGCCAAGCTTGAGGCGGATCGAGTACTTTCGGGCGGTCGCAAAAGTGGAGATGAGAAAACAGCGACATCCCAGCTGAATTCCTTAGAGGCTGAGCTAGCCAAGCGTTTACAGGCCAATGGTCGCGAGCCTCGTCGTAAGGTTTTGACTGGAGCCAGCACTAAGGCGGTTGTCTTTGCGCAGTATTACGACGCCATGCGCCAAAAGATAGAGGCTTATGGCAGCGCATTTTTTCCGCGGGCTAACGGTCGCCCCTTGTATGGCAGTCTAGTGATTGTCGTTAGCGTGGATGCCCAAGGGCGCATTGCCAATAATGCTCAGGGTAAGGATGGTTTGAGTATTGGACGAAGCTCTGGCAATCCCGAGTTGGATCGCCAGGCCCTAGCGATTATTCGTGCTTCTGCCCCCTTTGGCGCTTTCCCTGCAGAAATGCGTCAGCAGATTGATATCCTAGATTGGGTTTCTACTTTTGATTTCACGCGGGATGGATCTGATCGATTGGATTTGCGTCCTTAA
- a CDS encoding NADP-dependent malic enzyme — translation MSKPSNSSKEQQIADLRAAALHYHEFPTPGKIEIAPTKQLTNQRDLALAYTPGVAAPCEEIVKDPANAFKYTARGNLVGVITNGTAVLGLGNIGPLASKPVMEGKAVLFKKFAGIDVFDIEINENDPEKLVEIIAALEPTFGGVNLEDIKAPDCFIVERKLRARMKIPVFHDDQHGTAIVVAAAILNGLKVVGKDVANVKLVTSGAGAAALACLDLLVDLGIPRKNIWVTDLVGVAYKGRQELMDPQKEPFCQETDLRTLDQVIEGADIFLGLSAGGVLKQSMVKKMADKPLIYALANPTPEILPEEVKEVRPDAVMATGRTDYPNQVNNVLCFPFIFRGALDVGATTITRGMEVAAVKAVAELARAEQSEIVTSVYGIENLSFGPEYLIPKPFDPRLITVIAPAVAKAAMEDGVALRPIKDFDAYRNQLQQFVYHSGTLMKPLFSIAKGVPAAQKRIVFAEGEDERVLRAVQIIIDEHLATPILIGRPAVIEHRIDKFGLRIKAGEDFDIVNPENDPRFRDFWQTYLALTERKGVTESFAKLEMRRRHSLIGSIMISKGMADGMICGTVGNLATHLKYIDEVVGQEPGANVYGAMSGLILPGRQVFLVDTHVNIDPTAEELAELTLMAANEMRKLGIAPKVALLSHSNFGSSSAPSAVKMREVLALIQKADPSLEVDGEMHGDSALDETIRAGAVTSSPLKGDANLLVLPNIDAANISYNLLKTAAGNGIAIGPLLLGVAKPIHILTPAATVRRIVNLTTLAVVEAASNARGAA, via the coding sequence ATGAGCAAACCAAGCAATAGCAGTAAAGAACAGCAAATAGCAGATTTAAGGGCAGCCGCTCTTCACTATCATGAGTTCCCAACTCCAGGCAAGATTGAAATCGCCCCAACGAAGCAGTTAACCAATCAGCGTGACTTAGCTCTAGCTTACACACCTGGCGTTGCTGCGCCGTGCGAGGAAATTGTTAAAGATCCCGCGAATGCTTTCAAATACACAGCTCGAGGTAATTTAGTTGGTGTGATTACCAACGGTACGGCAGTATTGGGCCTCGGAAATATCGGACCATTGGCTAGTAAGCCAGTGATGGAGGGTAAAGCAGTTCTCTTTAAGAAATTTGCTGGCATTGATGTTTTTGATATTGAAATTAATGAAAACGATCCAGAGAAATTAGTTGAAATCATTGCGGCGCTCGAACCCACTTTTGGTGGTGTCAATTTAGAAGACATCAAAGCACCAGATTGTTTTATTGTTGAGCGCAAGTTGCGAGCGCGTATGAAGATTCCGGTTTTTCATGATGACCAACATGGAACTGCGATTGTGGTTGCTGCTGCCATTCTGAATGGCTTAAAAGTAGTTGGTAAGGATGTTGCTAATGTGAAATTAGTCACCTCTGGTGCTGGCGCTGCTGCATTAGCTTGTTTAGATTTATTAGTTGACCTTGGTATCCCGCGTAAGAATATTTGGGTTACTGACTTAGTTGGTGTTGCATACAAAGGCCGTCAAGAATTAATGGATCCGCAAAAGGAGCCGTTCTGTCAGGAGACAGATTTACGCACCCTAGATCAAGTGATTGAAGGAGCTGATATTTTTTTAGGACTCTCAGCTGGCGGTGTTCTGAAGCAATCGATGGTAAAGAAGATGGCTGATAAGCCATTGATCTATGCCTTGGCAAATCCAACTCCTGAGATTCTGCCTGAGGAGGTAAAGGAAGTTCGTCCTGACGCGGTGATGGCAACGGGTCGTACTGATTACCCAAACCAAGTAAATAACGTGCTGTGCTTTCCATTTATCTTCCGTGGTGCTTTAGACGTTGGTGCTACCACCATTACACGTGGCATGGAAGTCGCAGCGGTAAAGGCTGTGGCGGAGTTGGCACGTGCTGAGCAGAGCGAAATAGTGACCTCGGTATACGGTATTGAGAACTTGTCTTTTGGTCCGGAGTACTTAATTCCGAAGCCGTTTGATCCGCGTTTGATTACCGTCATCGCACCCGCTGTTGCTAAGGCGGCAATGGAGGACGGCGTCGCTCTGCGCCCAATTAAAGACTTCGATGCTTACCGCAATCAGTTACAACAATTTGTGTACCACTCCGGTACTTTGATGAAGCCATTATTTAGCATTGCTAAGGGAGTGCCTGCTGCTCAAAAACGGATTGTGTTTGCTGAAGGTGAAGATGAGCGCGTATTGCGTGCAGTACAAATCATTATTGATGAGCATTTAGCAACACCGATTCTGATCGGTCGTCCTGCGGTAATTGAGCACCGCATTGACAAGTTCGGATTACGTATTAAAGCGGGTGAAGACTTTGATATCGTCAATCCAGAAAATGATCCACGCTTCCGTGATTTCTGGCAAACCTATTTGGCCTTGACTGAGCGTAAAGGCGTTACCGAATCTTTTGCTAAGCTAGAAATGCGTCGCCGCCATAGCTTGATCGGATCCATCATGATTAGCAAAGGGATGGCTGATGGCATGATCTGTGGAACCGTTGGCAACTTAGCAACCCATTTGAAGTACATCGACGAGGTGGTAGGTCAAGAGCCGGGCGCCAATGTTTATGGTGCCATGTCTGGATTAATTTTGCCGGGCCGCCAAGTCTTCTTAGTCGATACCCATGTGAATATCGATCCAACAGCAGAAGAATTGGCTGAACTCACCTTGATGGCGGCAAACGAAATGCGTAAATTGGGCATAGCGCCTAAGGTGGCGCTCTTGTCCCATTCCAACTTTGGTTCAAGTAGCGCTCCATCTGCAGTCAAAATGCGTGAGGTACTCGCTTTGATTCAAAAAGCAGACCCTAGTCTTGAAGTGGATGGTGAAATGCACGGTGATAGCGCTTTGGATGAAACCATTCGCGCCGGCGCGGTTACCTCTTCACCATTAAAAGGCGATGCTAATTTGTTGGTTTTGCCAAATATTGATGCCGCTAATATTTCTTACAACCTATTGAAGACGGCTGCCGGTAACGGTATCGCAATCGGACCATTGCTTTTAGGGGTTGCTAAGCCAATTCACATTTTGACGCCAGCAGCTACTGTGCGTCGTATCGTCAATTTGACCACTTTGGCGGTAGTTGAAGCTGCAAGCAACGCTAGAGGGGCGGCCTAA
- the pyrF gene encoding orotidine-5'-phosphate decarboxylase: MNSSSNTFTQQLQSAWASQGSMLCVGFDPDPKRLPAVFQSKPEGIFEFCREIADATADTACSFKPQFAYFASQRAEAQLEKLTRYLKDKYPHIPVILDSKRGDIGSTADHYALEAFERYGADAVTVNPYMGFDTIEPYLKHAGKGVIVLCRTSNPGGSDLQFLNVSPNGEPLYLHVAKLAAQKWNPSGQISLVVGATFPEEIAKVRAIVGEMPLLIPGIGAQGGDIDATVKAGGIPNHRGTGMMINSSRAILYASSGSDFAEAARKVAIATRDALRAAINK, translated from the coding sequence ATGAACTCTAGCTCAAATACCTTCACCCAACAACTCCAGTCTGCGTGGGCTTCCCAAGGCAGTATGTTGTGCGTGGGCTTTGATCCAGATCCCAAGCGTTTGCCTGCTGTATTTCAGAGTAAGCCTGAGGGGATTTTTGAGTTCTGCCGCGAGATCGCCGATGCTACTGCGGATACCGCCTGCTCCTTTAAGCCCCAGTTCGCCTACTTTGCCTCCCAAAGAGCCGAAGCTCAACTAGAAAAACTGACTCGCTACCTTAAAGATAAATACCCCCACATCCCCGTCATCCTCGATTCCAAACGCGGGGATATCGGCAGTACAGCTGACCACTACGCCTTAGAAGCGTTTGAGCGTTATGGTGCAGATGCCGTTACCGTAAACCCTTACATGGGCTTTGACACGATCGAGCCCTACCTAAAGCACGCAGGTAAGGGTGTGATTGTTTTATGTCGCACCTCAAATCCAGGAGGTTCCGACCTTCAGTTCTTGAATGTATCGCCAAATGGTGAACCGCTCTATCTTCACGTTGCCAAGCTAGCCGCACAGAAATGGAACCCCTCTGGACAAATCAGCCTGGTAGTTGGTGCAACCTTCCCTGAAGAAATTGCTAAGGTGCGAGCCATTGTGGGCGAGATGCCTTTACTCATTCCAGGGATTGGCGCTCAAGGTGGCGACATCGATGCCACCGTTAAAGCTGGCGGTATACCCAACCACCGAGGCACGGGCATGATGATCAACTCCTCTAGAGCAATCTTGTATGCAAGCTCAGGAAGTGATTTTGCTGAGGCGGCTAGAAAAGTAGCGATCGCAACGAGAGATGCATTAAGAGCTGCAATTAACAAATAA
- the corA gene encoding magnesium/cobalt transporter CorA, with the protein MINLFVLQNGRLSQEQVEDRNELLQYSNPIWIDVVDPEEEELLWIKEAFGVLLPELDDLGDLEASARYFEADDGHLHIRTDFLLDEEETSRNVRVAFVMTKQVLFSIHDEDLPVFRLVRLRARLRPGSVSNAKDVLLDLYSTDAEYSADALEEVYENLEQAGKRVLQDDITDHDAEEVLETIAKEEDTNGRIRRNVMDTRRALSFLMRSKLLSDEQQEEARQILRDIDSLENHTAFLFDKINFLMDATVGFINLNQSKIIKIFSVVSVALMPPTLLASVWGMNFRYMPELEQTWGYPVAIISMVISAMIPLGYFRHKGWLSSR; encoded by the coding sequence ATGATCAACTTGTTCGTCCTGCAAAATGGCCGCCTCTCTCAAGAGCAAGTGGAAGATCGCAATGAATTGTTGCAATACTCCAACCCTATCTGGATCGACGTTGTAGACCCTGAAGAGGAAGAGCTCCTGTGGATTAAAGAGGCTTTTGGCGTTCTTTTGCCTGAATTGGATGATTTGGGTGACTTGGAAGCTTCTGCACGGTATTTCGAGGCGGATGATGGTCACCTTCATATTCGTACCGATTTCTTATTAGACGAAGAAGAAACCTCTCGCAACGTGCGAGTTGCTTTCGTGATGACCAAGCAAGTGTTGTTCTCCATTCATGACGAAGATTTGCCGGTGTTCCGCTTGGTGCGTTTGCGTGCCCGTTTGCGCCCAGGTTCAGTCAGTAATGCGAAAGACGTTTTACTTGATCTGTACTCCACTGATGCTGAGTATTCTGCTGATGCTTTGGAAGAGGTTTATGAAAACCTCGAGCAAGCAGGTAAGCGCGTTCTGCAAGATGACATCACCGATCACGATGCAGAAGAAGTGCTAGAAACAATTGCTAAGGAAGAAGATACCAACGGACGTATTCGTCGTAATGTGATGGATACTCGCCGTGCATTGTCTTTCTTAATGCGGAGCAAATTATTGTCTGATGAGCAGCAAGAAGAGGCGCGTCAGATTCTGCGAGATATTGATTCATTAGAAAACCATACCGCATTCTTATTCGATAAGATCAACTTCTTGATGGATGCGACAGTCGGTTTTATTAATTTGAACCAAAGTAAGATCATCAAAATCTTCTCGGTGGTATCCGTTGCCTTAATGCCGCCAACTTTATTGGCGAGCGTGTGGGGTATGAACTTCCGCTATATGCCCGAACTAGAACAGACCTGGGGTTATCCAGTTGCCATTATTTCTATGGTGATTTCAGCGATGATTCCGTTGGGCTATTTCCGCCACAAGGGCTGGCTGAGCTCACGCTAA
- a CDS encoding ribonuclease catalytic domain-containing protein — protein MHLLYEEGGDIKVATVQSASGAGDAESWQATSLSGKKIKLKAKEVWLRFEKPEPQALMDAANTLSKEIDLQFLWDCAPDEEFGLLDVAHEYFGAQVSVPQQTALAIALQSAPVFFRRKGRGRFQRAPLEQLQAGLAALERKQKELEQQTEWQQELVAGVFPETLQSQANQLLFSPDKNTSAYKALIAACTESGESPAQLMIRCGAIDSPLQYHQGMFLKAHFPQGAAHNLSLAVDQAALDAAISELPVAEVSAFSIDDSGTTEIDDALSVTALEGGGHRIGIHIAAPGLVITKDDALDKVARTRMSTVYFPGDKITMLPDQVITQFSLDAGAARPALSIYVDIDAAGVLDKETLQLRAEMVPMGANLRLENLEHLVTEESLADESAEYAYRQELSVLWTAAKLLHAGRQEQRIANGLRAEQLGVLDPNALARDFHFQIKEVGGVQRVDITPRQRGSILDTIVAEWMIYCNSASGRLLADHGIPGLFRTQKGWGPLRTRMQTTPGPHEGLGLEYYAWCTSPLRRYSDLVNQWQLIAIAKHGITAKMVAPFPPRDAALMGIAADFEACYSAYGEYQDRLEKYWCLRWIAQDEVPRQVFVRHLKEGMSRVELVPLHLPVPELAAHPRMIRAEVSVADVDLLQLTAGVRVLHIETPEVPESDESSI, from the coding sequence ATGCATCTTTTATATGAAGAGGGTGGCGACATCAAGGTCGCTACGGTTCAGTCTGCTTCGGGCGCTGGAGATGCTGAATCATGGCAAGCGACTAGTCTTTCTGGGAAAAAGATTAAGTTAAAAGCCAAAGAAGTTTGGCTCCGTTTTGAAAAGCCAGAACCGCAAGCCTTAATGGATGCGGCAAATACTTTATCCAAAGAGATTGATCTGCAGTTCTTATGGGATTGCGCACCTGATGAAGAGTTTGGCTTATTAGATGTTGCTCATGAGTACTTTGGCGCACAAGTCAGCGTACCGCAACAGACTGCATTAGCCATCGCCTTGCAAAGTGCGCCAGTATTTTTTCGTCGTAAAGGGCGTGGACGTTTTCAAAGGGCACCACTAGAGCAACTGCAGGCTGGTTTGGCTGCGCTTGAGCGCAAACAAAAAGAATTAGAGCAGCAGACTGAGTGGCAGCAAGAGCTGGTGGCTGGCGTGTTTCCAGAGACGCTTCAATCTCAGGCTAATCAACTTCTGTTTTCTCCGGATAAAAATACCTCTGCCTATAAAGCATTAATTGCAGCATGTACTGAGTCAGGAGAATCACCTGCGCAGCTCATGATCCGCTGTGGTGCGATTGACTCACCTTTGCAATATCACCAAGGGATGTTCTTAAAAGCACATTTCCCTCAGGGCGCTGCACATAATCTAAGTTTGGCGGTTGACCAAGCTGCTTTAGATGCTGCTATTTCAGAATTACCTGTCGCTGAAGTAAGCGCATTCTCGATTGATGACTCAGGTACTACCGAAATTGACGATGCTTTATCAGTTACTGCGCTCGAGGGTGGCGGACATCGTATCGGTATTCATATTGCGGCGCCTGGTTTAGTGATTACTAAGGATGATGCTTTAGATAAGGTTGCACGCACACGTATGTCTACGGTGTATTTCCCTGGCGACAAAATTACGATGTTGCCTGATCAGGTGATTACTCAGTTCTCATTAGATGCGGGTGCTGCTCGCCCAGCTTTATCGATTTATGTAGATATTGATGCGGCTGGAGTTTTGGATAAAGAAACTCTGCAGTTACGCGCTGAGATGGTTCCAATGGGGGCAAATCTTCGCTTGGAGAACTTAGAGCATTTGGTGACGGAAGAAAGTTTGGCCGATGAATCTGCTGAGTATGCTTATCGTCAAGAGCTCAGTGTTTTGTGGACAGCGGCAAAGTTATTGCATGCAGGGCGCCAGGAGCAGCGTATAGCTAATGGATTGCGTGCTGAGCAATTGGGGGTCTTGGATCCCAATGCCTTGGCGAGAGACTTTCATTTTCAAATTAAAGAAGTTGGTGGTGTGCAACGGGTAGACATTACTCCTCGTCAACGCGGCTCGATCCTCGATACCATCGTTGCTGAGTGGATGATTTATTGCAATAGTGCCTCAGGACGCTTGTTAGCAGATCATGGGATACCTGGTTTGTTCCGTACTCAAAAGGGCTGGGGTCCTTTGCGCACTCGTATGCAGACAACCCCTGGGCCTCATGAGGGATTGGGCTTGGAGTATTACGCTTGGTGCACATCTCCATTGCGCCGCTATTCAGATTTAGTGAATCAGTGGCAGTTAATCGCTATAGCAAAACATGGCATTACCGCCAAAATGGTGGCGCCATTCCCACCGCGAGATGCAGCCTTGATGGGTATCGCCGCTGACTTTGAGGCGTGCTATTCAGCCTACGGTGAATACCAAGATCGCCTTGAGAAATATTGGTGCTTGCGCTGGATTGCTCAGGATGAAGTTCCTAGACAAGTCTTTGTGAGGCATCTCAAAGAAGGGATGTCTCGAGTAGAGTTAGTCCCATTGCATCTTCCAGTTCCCGAGTTGGCGGCCCATCCACGCATGATTCGAGCTGAAGTGAGCGTGGCTGATGTAGACCTATTGCAGCTTACTGCCGGGGTTCGGGTTCTTCATATAGAAACTCCAGAAGTTCCTGAGAGTGATGAAAGTTCCATCTAA
- the mtgA gene encoding monofunctional biosynthetic peptidoglycan transglycosylase, producing MRWLSYLLKCLVGGFIVMQMYFVMQIGLWVVLDPSSTAFQRAERWRLCGLSWSCPVQSSWVPYDKISANLKRAVLVSEDDIFFQHMGVRVEDIKKAWAKNSQLNQQGSGKSKTALRGGSTITQQLAKNLFLSSEQNYFRKAQELIITGLLEVMLPKQRLYEIYLNSVEWGEGIFGIGAASQHYYGIKPASLDREQAAALASALPAPKCFDKVQYCRKANIHFPTQQDFILENMDRVALAPTQKQKAR from the coding sequence ATGCGTTGGCTTTCTTACCTTCTGAAATGTTTAGTGGGTGGCTTTATTGTCATGCAAATGTACTTTGTCATGCAGATTGGCTTATGGGTAGTTCTTGATCCTAGCAGTACTGCATTTCAAAGGGCTGAACGTTGGCGTCTTTGTGGTCTGTCATGGTCTTGCCCAGTGCAGTCATCTTGGGTTCCATACGATAAAATCTCGGCCAATCTCAAGCGTGCTGTTTTAGTGAGCGAAGACGATATCTTCTTTCAGCATATGGGTGTTCGGGTTGAGGATATAAAAAAAGCATGGGCTAAAAATTCACAACTCAATCAACAGGGTAGTGGCAAATCCAAAACTGCATTGCGTGGGGGCTCTACGATCACACAGCAATTAGCAAAGAACCTTTTTCTTTCTTCTGAGCAGAATTATTTTCGCAAAGCTCAGGAGCTCATCATTACGGGTTTGTTGGAAGTAATGCTTCCTAAGCAACGTCTTTATGAAATCTATTTAAATTCAGTGGAGTGGGGCGAAGGCATCTTTGGTATTGGCGCAGCTTCTCAGCATTACTACGGTATTAAGCCGGCATCGCTTGATCGCGAACAGGCAGCAGCGTTAGCATCAGCTTTACCTGCACCGAAGTGTTTTGACAAAGTGCAGTACTGCCGTAAGGCTAATATTCATTTCCCCACACAACAAGACTTTATTCTAGAAAATATGGACAGGGTTGCTTTAGCGCCCACTCAGAAACAAAAAGCGCGCTAG
- a CDS encoding phosphatidylglycerophosphatase A: MNTQTNSPGPSILTPSFKWVFAKPSRALAFGLGSGLAPFAPGTAGTLWAWAIFLLGDYFLSTVTWWWIIGLSILLGCWICGQVSEELGKKDFGGIVLDEVVAFWLVLIFIMPANLWMQMLAFALFRFFDAVKPGPIGMIDRHFKHLEDSDPSSPSSFTVVLWRGFGIIADDLAAAFFTLLTIALIQIGLGYLS; this comes from the coding sequence ATGAATACCCAAACCAATTCACCAGGCCCCTCCATATTGACCCCCAGCTTCAAGTGGGTGTTTGCTAAACCTAGTCGCGCCCTGGCGTTTGGACTTGGTAGTGGTTTAGCGCCATTTGCACCTGGCACTGCAGGAACACTGTGGGCTTGGGCTATTTTCTTATTGGGCGATTACTTTCTATCAACTGTAACGTGGTGGTGGATCATTGGCCTAAGCATTCTTCTGGGTTGCTGGATCTGTGGACAAGTCAGTGAAGAGTTAGGGAAAAAAGATTTTGGTGGCATTGTGCTGGATGAAGTGGTCGCCTTCTGGCTCGTATTAATATTCATCATGCCAGCAAACTTATGGATGCAGATGTTGGCATTTGCACTATTCCGATTCTTTGATGCCGTGAAACCTGGTCCGATCGGAATGATCGATCGGCACTTTAAACATTTAGAGGATAGTGATCCTTCTTCTCCATCGAGCTTTACTGTGGTGTTGTGGCGTGGTTTTGGAATCATTGCAGATGATCTTGCTGCAGCATTTTTTACGCTTCTCACAATAGCGCTTATACAAATTGGTTTGGGCTATCTCTCATGA
- a CDS encoding CinA family protein: MKNNNDPQHELARAVALTLIGRGWRIALAESCTGGLVCATLTDLAGSSNWLERGYITYSNAAKSECLDVPAETIESFGAVSEPVAKAMAEGALCNANVNAAISITGIAGPTGGSVEKLVGTVCFGWAIKENVGRDVVNTITLTKHFNGDRQVVREQARDFALSHFLELLKPKNA, translated from the coding sequence ATGAAAAATAATAACGATCCTCAGCATGAGCTAGCGAGAGCTGTTGCCCTCACTCTAATAGGCCGAGGCTGGAGAATTGCTTTGGCCGAATCCTGCACTGGCGGCCTTGTCTGCGCGACACTGACGGACTTGGCAGGCTCAAGTAATTGGCTAGAGCGAGGCTATATCACCTATAGCAATGCCGCAAAATCTGAATGCTTGGATGTTCCAGCGGAAACCATTGAATCTTTTGGCGCAGTCAGCGAACCAGTTGCCAAAGCGATGGCCGAAGGGGCGCTATGCAATGCTAATGTCAATGCAGCGATCTCCATTACTGGCATCGCTGGTCCAACAGGTGGTTCAGTAGAAAAGCTGGTTGGCACTGTCTGCTTTGGCTGGGCAATTAAAGAAAATGTTGGGCGTGATGTTGTTAATACTATTACGCTGACCAAACACTTCAACGGTGATCGTCAGGTAGTGCGAGAACAAGCGCGTGATTTTGCTCTCTCTCACTTTCTGGAATTACTTAAACCCAAAAACGCCTAA
- the aroE gene encoding shikimate dehydrogenase — MSQVTSAQLHTDPTQFPGVDVYAVAGNPIAHSKSPAIHQRFAEQSNQKMHYGRLQPELGEFKTAAQAFFAAGGKGMNVTVPFKLDAQALADVLTPRAQLAGAVNTLRIEDGKIFGDNTDGAGLVRDLLAQGIQIQGSRILLLGAGGASRGVLGPLLEQSPAEFIIVNRSNTKAQDLVQLFSDLARSLQVILTAATLNELEDVSKTTSPFDLIINATAAGLSDESPISDAAASNVFTPKSFAYDMVYGKVTALMQQALYRGARVSDGLGMLVEQAADAFLIWRGAQLTDAIDSRAVLAELRTS, encoded by the coding sequence ATGAGTCAAGTCACTTCTGCCCAATTGCATACTGATCCCACCCAATTTCCTGGTGTGGATGTGTATGCGGTTGCCGGTAATCCGATCGCACATAGTAAATCGCCCGCCATTCATCAACGATTTGCTGAGCAGTCAAATCAAAAAATGCATTACGGGCGTTTACAGCCTGAACTTGGTGAATTCAAAACCGCTGCGCAAGCATTCTTTGCTGCTGGTGGCAAGGGTATGAATGTCACCGTACCATTTAAGTTGGACGCTCAGGCTCTGGCAGATGTATTAACACCGCGTGCGCAGCTAGCTGGCGCTGTCAATACTTTGCGTATTGAAGATGGGAAAATATTTGGTGACAACACGGATGGCGCCGGCTTAGTTAGAGACCTATTGGCTCAGGGTATTCAGATTCAAGGCTCCCGAATTTTATTGCTGGGAGCGGGTGGCGCTTCTCGCGGAGTGTTAGGTCCTTTGCTAGAGCAATCGCCCGCAGAGTTCATTATTGTCAATCGATCCAATACTAAGGCTCAGGACTTGGTTCAATTATTTAGCGATTTGGCTCGCTCTCTACAAGTGATATTGACGGCAGCAACTTTGAACGAACTGGAAGATGTAAGTAAGACCACATCTCCTTTTGATCTTATTATTAATGCTACTGCTGCAGGTCTATCGGATGAATCTCCTATCAGCGATGCCGCGGCAAGCAATGTCTTTACTCCCAAGTCTTTTGCCTACGACATGGTCTACGGCAAAGTCACTGCTTTGATGCAGCAAGCGCTGTATCGCGGTGCGCGGGTTAGTGATGGTTTGGGTATGTTGGTTGAGCAAGCTGCAGATGCTTTCTTAATTTGGCGTGGTGCTCAGCTGACTGATGCGATTGATTCTCGCGCTGTATTGGCAGAACTTCGCACTTCCTAA
- the thiL gene encoding thiamine-phosphate kinase — protein MQSQTSPLGEFDLIQRFFKTQSELMLAKNPSSVKLGIGDDCALLKTDPAEELAITSDMLVSGRHFFPDANPEWLGWKALAVNLSDLAAMGARPIGFTLALALPEANSVWLEAFSKGLFAIANQFSCPLIGGDTTAGPLNICITAFGSIPKDKSIRRSGALEGDDIWVSGAVGDARLALAALRHEIELESGDLEAIAVRMHQPTPRVQLGIALRGIANSALDISDGLLGDLRHILKQSGKDAEIFLERIPKSTTLGKQSSTIQNQYAASGGDDYELCFTAASGSRDAITKISEDLNLPLTQIGSVKSMQHSAPEIRIIDNDGKKLNSQQAGLLLKSFDHFA, from the coding sequence ATGCAATCTCAAACCTCCCCACTTGGCGAATTTGATCTAATTCAGCGTTTCTTTAAAACGCAGTCGGAACTCATGCTCGCAAAGAATCCCAGCTCAGTAAAGCTGGGGATTGGTGATGATTGCGCCCTACTAAAAACCGATCCCGCCGAGGAGCTTGCCATTACCAGCGACATGCTGGTATCTGGACGACACTTTTTTCCAGACGCCAATCCAGAGTGGCTAGGCTGGAAAGCCCTAGCAGTCAACCTCTCAGACCTGGCTGCTATGGGCGCTAGGCCGATCGGTTTCACACTCGCACTGGCACTACCGGAGGCGAATTCAGTCTGGTTGGAAGCCTTTAGTAAAGGTTTATTTGCAATCGCAAATCAATTTTCTTGCCCCCTCATTGGTGGCGATACTACCGCCGGTCCACTCAATATTTGCATCACTGCTTTTGGCAGTATTCCGAAAGACAAATCTATTCGTAGGTCTGGGGCTTTAGAAGGTGATGACATTTGGGTTTCAGGAGCCGTTGGGGATGCCCGACTTGCTCTTGCTGCACTGCGTCACGAAATTGAATTAGAAAGTGGGGATTTGGAAGCGATTGCAGTACGCATGCATCAGCCCACTCCTAGAGTTCAATTGGGCATCGCTTTAAGAGGCATTGCCAATTCTGCTCTGGATATCTCCGATGGCCTGTTGGGTGATCTGAGGCATATCCTCAAGCAATCAGGCAAGGATGCAGAAATCTTTTTAGAGCGAATCCCAAAATCCACAACGCTAGGTAAACAATCATCCACTATTCAGAATCAATACGCAGCGAGTGGTGGTGATGATTACGAGCTGTGCTTTACTGCAGCTAGCGGCTCAAGAGATGCGATCACCAAAATTAGTGAGGACTTAAATCTTCCACTCACCCAAATTGGTAGTGTCAAATCCATGCAACACTCAGCACCCGAGATACGCATCATCGATAACGATGGAAAAAAATTAAATTCTCAGCAAGCAGGTTTGCTGCTGAAATCTTTTGATCACTTCGCATGA